Part of the Micromonospora rhizosphaerae genome is shown below.
GATGCCGTCGCCGGGTAGACCGAAGACCGTGTCGACCCCCCACGCCACCAGTCGCCGGGCCAGACTCTCGCCAACGATCTCCTGCACGTCACGCCTCCCACCACGGCCTGCGCGCCCCGCGGCGCGTTCCAATGCCTGGGCGGCTACCCGTGCCCGTTGGCGGCAAACCCGTCAGCCGCGGCGGCGTACGCAGGCGATCAGGAGACCGGCGGCCAGGCCGGCCAGCCCGAGCGTGATGGCCCTGCCCGAGACCGCCGATCGCAACTGGCCGAACCCCCGCCGGGGATCGACCACCGTGCCCGCCACGTCGCCGATCGTGCCGACGACCACGTCACCGATCCGACCCCGCTTCATCGCCCACCCGTCCTCTCGCACCGGTCCTGCCGCCGGTACCCGGCCGCCCGGGCCGCAAACGGTCCGTAGTCCCGGGCGCCGGTGAAGCGGCAAGCTCCGGCTTGTCGCCGGTCCCGGCTCCGCCGCCGACCCCTGTCGGCCGCTCTGCCGCTGGCAGAATCCACCCCAGCCGGCTGGTCGACCCGGTCGCCGCACCGCATGCTGGGCTCGTGGTGATCTTCTCCGTTCAGGCCCGTCCCACCGACGGCGCGAGCTGGCTCGACCTCGCCCGCCGGGTCGAGGCGGCCGGCTTCGACGCCCTGCTCGCCGCCGATCACCCTGGCGACTGCGCGTCACCGTTCGTCGCCCTCGCCGCCGCGGCCGCGGTGACCTCGACCCTCGGCCTCGGCTCGTACGTCTCCAACGCCGGCGTCCGGGAGCCGATCCTGCTCGCCAGCGACGTGGCCACCCTGGAGGTGGTCTCCGGCGGTCGGGCCCGGCTCGGCCTCGGCGCCGGCCACACCCCTGCCGAGTGGCGGGCCGTCGGGCGCGAGCGCCCCGACGTCGCCGCCCGGGTACGCCGGTGCGTGGCCGTCGCCGAGGCCGTCCGGGACCTGCTGGCGGGCGAGGAGGTCACGGTCGAGACCGCGGAACTGGTCGCCCACGCGGCCAAACTGAACCAGCCGCGGCCCGTCCAGCGCCGGGTGCCGCTCACCATCGGTACGGCCAACTCCGCGCTGCTGCGCTGGGCCGGCGCGCACGCCGACGTGGTCGGCTTGAGCGGCTTCGGCCGGACCCTCGCCGACGGGCACAGCCACGAGGTGCGCTGGCGGGCCGACCAGATCGAGGCGCAGCTCGCCCACGTGGCGGCCGGGGCCGCCGGCCGAGCCGAGCCCCCGGCGCTGGAGGCCCTCGTCCAGCGGGTGATGGTCACCGACGACGCCGAGGCAGCCGCCGCGGAGCTGGCCGCCGACACCGGCCTGACCGTCGCCGAGTTGCTGGCCACCCCGTTCGTCCTGATCGGCACGCCGGACGAGATCGTCGACGCGGTCGCGGCCCACCAGCGTCGCTGGGGCATCACCCGCTTCGTGGTACGCGAAAACGCCCTAGACCCGCTCCGCGCCTTGCTGCCCCGTCTGACAGCCGCGGAGTGACACGCCAACGAGGGCAAGCCGAGCAGCGTGCACGTTCTCGCGGTGAGATGATGTGCACGTTCGCACACACGACCACTGATGTGCGCGTACCTGCTCATGAGCTATGATGTGCACGGACGCGCACATAGGAGGGCCCGTGAGAATCGGCAGCGTTCGGGACCTGGGCCTCTACGTGCGTGATCGCCGCCGGGAACTCGGA
Proteins encoded:
- a CDS encoding TIGR03621 family F420-dependent LLM class oxidoreductase — encoded protein: MVIFSVQARPTDGASWLDLARRVEAAGFDALLAADHPGDCASPFVALAAAAAVTSTLGLGSYVSNAGVREPILLASDVATLEVVSGGRARLGLGAGHTPAEWRAVGRERPDVAARVRRCVAVAEAVRDLLAGEEVTVETAELVAHAAKLNQPRPVQRRVPLTIGTANSALLRWAGAHADVVGLSGFGRTLADGHSHEVRWRADQIEAQLAHVAAGAAGRAEPPALEALVQRVMVTDDAEAAAAELAADTGLTVAELLATPFVLIGTPDEIVDAVAAHQRRWGITRFVVRENALDPLRALLPRLTAAE